One genomic region from Magallana gigas chromosome 3, xbMagGiga1.1, whole genome shotgun sequence encodes:
- the LOC105318727 gene encoding caspase-6-like isoform X1, with protein MANEEEWKDSIRRNYSFFKDNIADPHDVVQYLFGQTNPPIITDNQKDQIKEERTRSEQVEKMLHILMIRGPRVPQCLFDAFMGTHNEECAKKLAPYLLAQEQHALKKTTSEWPPLHEEHFDMKKVPVTYLKPNDPCCFLQYNNTEEVYSMRRKSRGLVYLINNEEFDDLPRRYGTEFDRDDLAKLFTDLHFDVIVKDNFTAEEIRKTTESISKCDKMKDCDCFIFIILTHGDEKGVCGINGESVPVSTLTEMFEPNNCPELNEKPKVFLIQACRGDKKQKVCPSGGPGENGSQGDGSGDYVDGMNASDGGRELSISATQTVHSKSDFLVAYSTPEGSLSWRKMDAGSWFMQAIVWVFKSESHVKHLVEMLGKVNNIVSKGKAKSGWGHYVTVSKYESSLRKKLFFFPGIYGDKKVHTDCI; from the exons ATGGCAAACGAGGAGGAGTGGAAAGATTCTATTCGCAGGAACTATTCCTTCTTCAAAGACAACATCGCCGATCCTCATGATGTTGTGCAATATCTGTTTGGACAAACAAACCCTCCGATCATAACCGACAATCAAAAGGACCAGATAAAG GAAGAGCGCACCCGATCCGAGCAAGTAGAAAAGATGTTGCATATACTAATGATACGAGGCCCTAGGGTGCCCCAGTGTTTGTTTGATGCCTTCATGGGGACACATAACGAAGAGTGTGCCAAGAAGTTGGCTCCTTATCTGTTAGCCCAGGAACAGCATGCTCTGAAGAAGACAACATCAG AGTGGCCTCCCCTTCACGAGGAACATTTCGACATGAAGAAAGTACCTGTGACCTATCTAAAACCTAACGACCCCTGCTGCTTTCTCCAGTATAACAACACAGAGGAG GTTTACAGTATGCGACGAAAAAGTCGAGGATTGGTTTACCTCATCAACAACGAAGAATTTGACGACCTTCCTCGGAGATATGGAACAGAGTTTGATAGAGACGATCTAGCGAAGTTATTCACAGACCTTCACTTTGACGTAATTGTAAAAGATAATTTTACTGCTGAG GAGATAAGGAAGACCACTGAATCTATCAGCAAGTGTGACAAGATGAAGGACTGTgactgtttcatttttatcattttaactcATGGTGACGAAAAAGGAGTGTGTGGAATTAATGGAGAATCTGTTCCTGTGTCAACACTCACCGAGATGTTTGAGCCAAACAACTGTCCAGAATTGAACGAAAAGCCCAAAGTTTTCCTTATCCAGGCCTGTCGTGGTG ACAAGAAACAAAAGGTTTGTCCATCGGGAGGTCCCGGCGAGAACGGATCACAGGGTGACGGGAGCGGTGATTATGTTGATGGAATGAATGCCTCTGATGGTGGTCGGGAGCTCAGTATATCCGCCACACAAACTGTCCATTCCAAATCAGACTTCCTTGTGGCTTACTCCACTCCGGAAG GTTCACTGTCGTGGAGGAAGATGGATGCTGGATCCTGGTTTATGCAGGCCATTGTTTGGGTCTTCAAATCCGAATCCCACGTCAAGCATCTTGTTGAAATGCTTGGGAAG gTGAATAATATTGTTAGTAAAGGCAAGGCAAAAAGTGGTTGGGGCCATTATGTGACTGTATCCAAGTACGAATCATCTCTCAGGAAAAAACTCTTCTTTTTTCCTGGAATCTATGGAGACAAAAAAGTCCACACAGATTGCATATAG
- the LOC136273520 gene encoding uncharacterized protein, whose protein sequence is MICGGPDIGSSVSGGHPVTPAPTIHTFPTSQTQPTQTQPPQTQPPPSIRTTASSRPITQGSKFILELNEPGDELPNQTRKFLLYFQSIVVPHINDADNTITFTPQNGGTYSGFMQLAYLGAGLRGDHSNDTVLDKHLGVYSYKPKASYCVQNNRAYASFDWNPNNQYPYQSSGSLLMITMPHHAYILKDQFAANLKSTVYTFKGYEGPSWLLDMEAPRAAMEPDPVGVQAIKANSQHLQDILQAIERDASQANLEAYCSFSDSYGVGKGIGMHARLASISRAFGTSHYQALDGKIRHCLEKWLRIDDTLPERNRFHYDTVWGGLFLRGEDGEAHFYTDFGFPYYNDHHFHLGYFLYALAYYVRHDTAWAQQHRQRIYALARDVGNPSYKDKFFPVVRHKDIYMGISWASGVVPGERQEESSPESLNCYHGLAALGDALKDPILRGTGQVMLALEIASVREYYHVRDHNFNQFPPILQKFGAVGQIAEDSFYVYTLDWGCDLNVFPMRHGCLVGIQIIPITAVSRYWMDKDWAKHILQSCDWAINPSHATDYSLANPSDLRDLVTGWKAFCYAEIAPYDESHKIAAANYLRDKYPRDLVSGTGAASTLLFIYERT, encoded by the exons ATGATCTGCGGGGGGCCAGATATTGGGTCATCAGTGTCAG GTGGACATCCAGTGACCCCAGCACCAACAATCCACACTTTCCCCACATCCCAAACTCAGCCAACGCAGACTCAGCCACCACAAACACAGCCACCACCATCAATTCGAACAACTGCTTCATCTCGACCTATCACTCAAGGTTCGAAGTTCATCCTGGAACTAAATGAACCCGGCGATGAGTTGCCAAATCAGACAAGAAAGTTCCTGCTGTATTTCCAAAGCATAGTGGTTCCTCACATTAACGACGCTGACAACACTATAACCTTTACACCTCAAAATGGTGGCACCTACTCAGGATTCATGCAGCTGGCATACCTTGGTGCTGGATTGAGGGGAGATCATTCCAATGATACTGTTCTAGACAAGCACTTGGGCGTGTATTCTTATAAACCCAAGGCGTCCTACTGTGTGCAGAACAATCGAGCCTACGCCAGTTTTGACTGGAATCCAAACAACCAGTACCCGTACCAATCGTCAGGATCACTCCTTATGATAACCATGCCTCATCAT GCCTACATATTGAAGGATCAGTTTGCAGCTAACCTAAAATCGACAGTGTACACGTTTAAAGGCTATGAAGGTCCTAGCTGGTTGTTGGATATGGAGGCTCCCCGGGCCGCCATGGAACCAGATCCTGTTGGAGTCCAAGCCATAAAAGCTAACTCCCAGCATCTCCAG GACATTTTGCAAGCGATTGAGAGGGACGCTTCACAGGCCAACCTAGAGGCTTACTGTTCCTTCTCAGACAGTTATGGTGTAGGTAAAGGCATAGGAATGCACGCTAGATTGGCCAGTATATCTCGAGCGTTTGGAACCTCTCATTACCAGGCTCTTGACGGGAAAATCCGACATTGTTTAGAAAAATGGCTGCGAATTGATG ACACACTTCCGGAGAGGAACAGGTTCCACTACGACACGGTGTGGGGCGGGCTCTTCCTGAGGGGGGAGGACGGGGAGGCCCACTTCTACACAGATTTTGGGTTCCCCTATTACAACGACCACCATTTCCATCTCGGCTACTTCCTGTACGCCTTGGCTTACTACGTGAGGCACGACACGGCATGGGCTCAGC AACATCGGCAGAGAATATACGCCCTGGCACGAGACGTCGGGAACCCTAGCTATAAGGACAAGTTCTTCCCCGTGGTTCGTCACAAGGACATCTACATGGGTATATCCTGGGCCTCGGGGGTTGTCCCGGGGGAGAGGCAGGAGGAGTCATCACCTGAG TCGTTAAACTGTTACCATGGTCTGGCTGCCCTGGGAGACGCGCTGAAAGATCCCATTTTACGAGGAACGGGCCAGGTGATGCTGGCTCTGGAGATCGCCTCCGTGAGGGAATACTACCACGTGCGTGACCACAACTTTAACCAGTTCCCGCCAATTCTACAGAAGTTTGGGGCGGTGGGACAGATAGCCGAGGACAGTTTCTATGTGTACACCTTGGACTGGGGTTGTGACCTCAACGTGTTCCCGATGAGGCACGGGTGTCTAGTCGGCATCCAAATTATCCCCATTACCGCCGTCTCTAGGTACTGGATGGATAAG GACTGGGCCAAACATATCCTGCAGTCATGTGATTGGGCGATTAATCCGTCACACGCGACTGACTACAGCCTCGCCAATCCTAGCGACCTACGTGACTTAGTTACT ggTTGGAAAGCATTCTGTTATGCCGAAATCGCGCCATATGACGAATCTCATAAAATAGCGGCAGCCAACTACTTGAGGGACAAATACCCACGTGACCTGGTGTCTGGGACAGGAGCGGCCAGTACTCTGCTATTTATATACGAACGGacttaa
- the LOC105318727 gene encoding caspase-6-like isoform X2, whose protein sequence is MANEEEWKDSIRRNYSFFKDNIADPHDVVQYLFGQTNPPIITDNQKDQIKEERTRSEQVEKMLHILMIRGPRVPQCLFDAFMGTHNEECAKKLAPYLLAQEQHALKKTTSEWPPLHEEHFDMKKVPVTYLKPNDPCCFLQYNNTEEVYSMRRKSRGLVYLINNEEFDDLPRRYGTEFDRDDLAKLFTDLHFDEIRKTTESISKCDKMKDCDCFIFIILTHGDEKGVCGINGESVPVSTLTEMFEPNNCPELNEKPKVFLIQACRGDKKQKVCPSGGPGENGSQGDGSGDYVDGMNASDGGRELSISATQTVHSKSDFLVAYSTPEGSLSWRKMDAGSWFMQAIVWVFKSESHVKHLVEMLGKVNNIVSKGKAKSGWGHYVTVSKYESSLRKKLFFFPGIYGDKKVHTDCI, encoded by the exons ATGGCAAACGAGGAGGAGTGGAAAGATTCTATTCGCAGGAACTATTCCTTCTTCAAAGACAACATCGCCGATCCTCATGATGTTGTGCAATATCTGTTTGGACAAACAAACCCTCCGATCATAACCGACAATCAAAAGGACCAGATAAAG GAAGAGCGCACCCGATCCGAGCAAGTAGAAAAGATGTTGCATATACTAATGATACGAGGCCCTAGGGTGCCCCAGTGTTTGTTTGATGCCTTCATGGGGACACATAACGAAGAGTGTGCCAAGAAGTTGGCTCCTTATCTGTTAGCCCAGGAACAGCATGCTCTGAAGAAGACAACATCAG AGTGGCCTCCCCTTCACGAGGAACATTTCGACATGAAGAAAGTACCTGTGACCTATCTAAAACCTAACGACCCCTGCTGCTTTCTCCAGTATAACAACACAGAGGAG GTTTACAGTATGCGACGAAAAAGTCGAGGATTGGTTTACCTCATCAACAACGAAGAATTTGACGACCTTCCTCGGAGATATGGAACAGAGTTTGATAGAGACGATCTAGCGAAGTTATTCACAGACCTTCACTTTGAC GAGATAAGGAAGACCACTGAATCTATCAGCAAGTGTGACAAGATGAAGGACTGTgactgtttcatttttatcattttaactcATGGTGACGAAAAAGGAGTGTGTGGAATTAATGGAGAATCTGTTCCTGTGTCAACACTCACCGAGATGTTTGAGCCAAACAACTGTCCAGAATTGAACGAAAAGCCCAAAGTTTTCCTTATCCAGGCCTGTCGTGGTG ACAAGAAACAAAAGGTTTGTCCATCGGGAGGTCCCGGCGAGAACGGATCACAGGGTGACGGGAGCGGTGATTATGTTGATGGAATGAATGCCTCTGATGGTGGTCGGGAGCTCAGTATATCCGCCACACAAACTGTCCATTCCAAATCAGACTTCCTTGTGGCTTACTCCACTCCGGAAG GTTCACTGTCGTGGAGGAAGATGGATGCTGGATCCTGGTTTATGCAGGCCATTGTTTGGGTCTTCAAATCCGAATCCCACGTCAAGCATCTTGTTGAAATGCTTGGGAAG gTGAATAATATTGTTAGTAAAGGCAAGGCAAAAAGTGGTTGGGGCCATTATGTGACTGTATCCAAGTACGAATCATCTCTCAGGAAAAAACTCTTCTTTTTTCCTGGAATCTATGGAGACAAAAAAGTCCACACAGATTGCATATAG
- the LOC105318726 gene encoding caspase-3 isoform X2, whose product MLDILMKRGPRVPQCLFDAFMETHNEECAKKLAPYLLAQEKHALKREPSEWPPLHEEHFDMMKEPVTYLRPNDPCCFLQYNNTDEVYSMRRECRGLVYLINNEQFHTLSQRDGTKFDRDNLKKLFTDLHFEVIVENNLTAEEIRKTTESISKCDKMKDSDCFIFIILTHGDEKGVCGIDGISVPVTTLTEMFEPNNCPEMNEKPKIFLIQACRGDKREMVCSSGGPGENKSQGDGGGDRVDGMNAPDINVEREPNIYATQTVHSKSDILVAYSTPEGSLSWRKTDAGSWFMQAIVWIFKFESHVKDLVEMLGKVNNVVSKGKARDVGSHFVTVSKYESSLRKKLFFFPGIYGDKRVHPKCI is encoded by the exons ATGTTGGATATACTGATGAAACGAGGCCCTAGGGTACCCCAGTGTTTGTTTGATGCCTTCATGGAGACACACAATGAAGAGTGTGCCAAGAAGTTGGCTCCTTATCTGCTAGCCCAAGAAAAGCATGCTCTGAAGAGAGAGCCATCAG AGTGGCCTCCCCTTCACGAGGAACATTTCGACATGATGAAAGAACCTGTGACCTATCTAAGGCCTAATGACCCCTGCTGCTTTCTCCAGTATAACAACACAGATGAG gtATACAGTATGCGACGAGAATGTCGAGGATTGGTTTACCTCATCAACAACGAACAATTTCACACCCTTTCTCAGAGAGATGGAACAAAGTTTGATAGAGACAATCTAAAGAAGTTATTCACAGACCTTCACTTTGAAGTTAttgtagaaaataatttaacagCTGAG GAGATAAGGAAGACCACTGAATCTATCAGCAAGTGTGACAAGATGAAAGACAGTgactgtttcatttttatcattttaactcATGGTGATGAAAAAGGAGTGTGTGGAATTGATGGAATTTCTGTTCCTGTAACAACACTCACCGAGATGTTTGAGCCAAACAACTGTCCGGAAATGAATGAAAAACCCAAAATTTTCCTTATCCAGGCCTGTCGTGGTG ACAAGAGAGAAATGGTTTGTTCATCGGGAGGTCCCGGCGAGAACAAATCACAAGGTGATGGAGGTGGTGATCGTGTGGATGGAATGAATGCTCCGGACATAAATGTTGAACGGGAGCCCAATATATACGCCACACAAACTGTCCATTCCAAATCCGACATCCTTGTGGCTTACTCCACTCCGGAAG GTTCACTGTCGTGGAGGAAGACGGATGCTGGATCCTGGTTTATGCAGGCCATTGTTtggattttcaaatttgaatcaCATGTTAAGGATCTTGTTGAAATGCTTGGGAAG GTTAATAATGTTGTAAGTAAAGGCAAGGCGAGAGATGTTGGAAGCCATTTTGTCACCGTCTCTAAGTACGAATCATCTCTCAGGAAAAAACTCTTCTTTTTTCCTGGAATCTATGGAGACAAAAGAGTACACCCAAAGTGTATATAG
- the LOC105318726 gene encoding caspase-3 isoform X1, producing MANEDEWKNSIRRNYSYFKNNIADPLDVAEYLFGETNPPIITDNQKEQIKAENTTSKKVGKMLDILMKRGPRVPQCLFDAFMETHNEECAKKLAPYLLAQEKHALKREPSEWPPLHEEHFDMMKEPVTYLRPNDPCCFLQYNNTDEVYSMRRECRGLVYLINNEQFHTLSQRDGTKFDRDNLKKLFTDLHFEVIVENNLTAEEIRKTTESISKCDKMKDSDCFIFIILTHGDEKGVCGIDGISVPVTTLTEMFEPNNCPEMNEKPKIFLIQACRGDKREMVCSSGGPGENKSQGDGGGDRVDGMNAPDINVEREPNIYATQTVHSKSDILVAYSTPEGSLSWRKTDAGSWFMQAIVWIFKFESHVKDLVEMLGKVNNVVSKGKARDVGSHFVTVSKYESSLRKKLFFFPGIYGDKRVHPKCI from the exons ATGGCAAACGAGGACGAGTGGAAAAATTCTATTCGCAGGAACTATTCCTACTTCAAAAACAACATCGCAGACCCTCTTGATGTTGCGGAATATCTGTTCGGAGAAACCAACCCTCCGATCATAACCGACAATCAAAAGGAGCAGATAAAG GCAGAGAACACCACGTCCAAGAAAGTAGGAAAGATGTTGGATATACTGATGAAACGAGGCCCTAGGGTACCCCAGTGTTTGTTTGATGCCTTCATGGAGACACACAATGAAGAGTGTGCCAAGAAGTTGGCTCCTTATCTGCTAGCCCAAGAAAAGCATGCTCTGAAGAGAGAGCCATCAG AGTGGCCTCCCCTTCACGAGGAACATTTCGACATGATGAAAGAACCTGTGACCTATCTAAGGCCTAATGACCCCTGCTGCTTTCTCCAGTATAACAACACAGATGAG gtATACAGTATGCGACGAGAATGTCGAGGATTGGTTTACCTCATCAACAACGAACAATTTCACACCCTTTCTCAGAGAGATGGAACAAAGTTTGATAGAGACAATCTAAAGAAGTTATTCACAGACCTTCACTTTGAAGTTAttgtagaaaataatttaacagCTGAG GAGATAAGGAAGACCACTGAATCTATCAGCAAGTGTGACAAGATGAAAGACAGTgactgtttcatttttatcattttaactcATGGTGATGAAAAAGGAGTGTGTGGAATTGATGGAATTTCTGTTCCTGTAACAACACTCACCGAGATGTTTGAGCCAAACAACTGTCCGGAAATGAATGAAAAACCCAAAATTTTCCTTATCCAGGCCTGTCGTGGTG ACAAGAGAGAAATGGTTTGTTCATCGGGAGGTCCCGGCGAGAACAAATCACAAGGTGATGGAGGTGGTGATCGTGTGGATGGAATGAATGCTCCGGACATAAATGTTGAACGGGAGCCCAATATATACGCCACACAAACTGTCCATTCCAAATCCGACATCCTTGTGGCTTACTCCACTCCGGAAG GTTCACTGTCGTGGAGGAAGACGGATGCTGGATCCTGGTTTATGCAGGCCATTGTTtggattttcaaatttgaatcaCATGTTAAGGATCTTGTTGAAATGCTTGGGAAG GTTAATAATGTTGTAAGTAAAGGCAAGGCGAGAGATGTTGGAAGCCATTTTGTCACCGTCTCTAAGTACGAATCATCTCTCAGGAAAAAACTCTTCTTTTTTCCTGGAATCTATGGAGACAAAAGAGTACACCCAAAGTGTATATAG